The following coding sequences lie in one Dunckerocampus dactyliophorus isolate RoL2022-P2 chromosome 4, RoL_Ddac_1.1, whole genome shotgun sequence genomic window:
- the selenom gene encoding selenoprotein M, with product MWLLVLFGVLQYVSSYQVDVNKMDGLARARVETCGGUQLNRLREVKAFVVQDIPLYHNLVMKHIPGADPELVLLNHYYEELDRIALSDMTRSEINELLAKLGFYKKAQADDEVPEEFRFSPAKDSPFKDEQVAYKPATSSAVAENNTSSSSPEPDSEAKHTDL from the exons ATGTGGCTGCTTGTGCTGTTTGGTGTCCTTCAGTATGTGTCCTCGTACCAGGTGGACGTCAACAAGATGGACGGACTGGCTCGAGCCAGAGTGGAG ACTTGTGGTGGATGACAACTGAACAGGCTCAGAGAG GTCAAAGCCTTTGTGGTCCAGGATATTCCTCTTTA CCATAATCTGGTGATGAAGCACATTCCTGGGGCCGACCCTGAGCTAGTCCTACTGAATCATTACTACGAGGAGCTGGAT AGGATCGCCTTGTCTGACATGACCCGCTCAGAGATCAACGAGTTGCTGGCCAAGCTGGGCTTCTATAAGAAGGCCCAGGCAGACGATGAGGTACCAGAGGAGTTCCGCTTCTCCCCCGCCAAAGACAGCCCGTTCAAAGATGAGCAGGTGGCGTACAAGCCAGCCACTTCCTCAGCGGTCGCTGAGAACAACACCTCCTCTTCTTCACCAGAACCTGACTCTGAGGCCAAGCACACTGACCTCTAA
- the inpp5jb gene encoding phosphatidylinositol 4,5-bisphosphate 5-phosphatase A, which produces MEQDNMSQSQMPAGNPTGVEDSVTSQTPAPNPSDPTREPTAMPPAVIARPRRPQRSARVESSVDISEPKAEPTPVDNQGHCAPDGSAASRAKPASSPPIRTSGDRPSIKAGPKGPGHQAVRAASVPHPPASKPLPSHLNPHAQRALSVAGTADTQAHTVEDFRVHIITWNVGSATPPDDITCLLGLHVGDGNTDMYIIGLQEVNSMINKRLKDVLFTDQWSEVCMERLSPFGYVLVTSQRMQGVLLLVFAKYYHLPFLRGVQTETTRTGLGGYWGNKGGVSARMSVFGHTICFLNCHLPAHMENSEQRMEDFESILQQQQFEGQAASGVLDHDVVFWFGDLNFRIDDLEMQVVKTAIDNNKLSTLWEKDQLNMAKDSETVLEGFQEGPLKFPPTYKFDVGTNVYDTSGKKRKPAWTDRILWRLRATAPAASPGKRSSTSGLTSGTKVTQHYYRSHMEYMVSDHKPVSSIFTLQFPYKVDVPLVTLLVEDEWNSIAEAIAKFKMAPNYSRSSWDWIGLYKVGFKHHKDYVGYVWAKQEEADFHRQEHQVTFTEEELPKGSGDFILGYYSNNMSTIVGVTEPFQIQLPTSGHDVSSSDSSDFSSEDDSTVVLMKSRSRSPSPHKGKHRRHRSGSHSRSGSPAQTKTVTDGSPSTTSTSECEPTERPADGSQRPDSEENNKQREETGV; this is translated from the exons atggaacaagACAACATGAGCCAAAGCCAGATGCCAGCAGGAAACCCCACTGGAGTGGAGGATTCAGTAACATCGCAAACTCCTGCTCCAAATCCATCAGATCCAACACGTGAGCCCACGGCTATGCCGCCTGCCGTTATTGCCAGGCCTCGTCGGCCCCAGAGGAGTGCCAGAGTAGAAAGTTCCGTAGACATATCCGAACCCAAAGCTGAGCCCACACCAGTGGATAACCAGGGCCATTGTGCTCCTGATGGTTCAGCAGCAAGTCGTGCAAAGCCTGCTTCCAGTCCCCCAATCAGAACCTCAGGGGATCGACCCAGCATCAAGGCTGGTCCTAAAGGTCCAGGACACCAGGCAGTCAGAGCTGCCTCGGTACCCCACCCACCTGCCAGCAAGCCTCTACCCTCTCACCTTAACCCTCACGCCCAGAGAGCTCTGTCGGTTGCAGGCACTGCTGATACTCAGGCCCACACTGTGGAAGATTTCAG GGTGCACATCATCACTTGGAATGTGGGTTCGGCCACACCCCCTGATGACATCACCTGCTTGCTGGGCTTGCATGTCGGCGATGGAAACACAGACATGTACATCATCGG gctgcaggaagtgaactcaATGATTAACAAACGACTGAAAGATGTCCTCTTCACGGACCAGTGGAGCGAGGTCTGCATGGAGAGACTCAGCCCCTTTGGATATGTGCTG GTGACCTCCCAGAGGATGCAGGGtgtgttgctgctggttttTGCCAAGTACTACCATCTGCCTTTCCTCCGTGGAGTCCAGACTGAGACCACCCGCACCGGCCTGGGGGGTTACTGG GGGAACAAAGGTGGAGTCAGCGCCCGCATGTCAGTGTTTGGACACACGATCTGCTTCCTCAACTGCCACCTGCCGGCTCACATGGAAAACTCGGAACAGCGCATGGAGGACTTTGAGAGCatcctgcagcagcagcagtttgaGGGCCAGGCAGCCTCTGGGGTTCTCGACCACGA TGTGGTGTTCTGGTTTGGTGATCTCAATTTCCGCATCGATGACTTGGAAATGCAAGTGGTAAAAACAGCCATCGACAATAACAAACTTTCCACGCTGTGGGAGAAAGATCAG TTAAACATGGCAAAGGACAGTGAGACCGTGTTGGAGGGATTTCAAGAGGGTCCCCTCAAATTCCCCCCTACCTACAAGTTTGATGTAGGGACAAATGTATACGACACAAG TGGAAAGAAGCGTAAACCAGCCTGGACTGACCGAATCCTCTGGCGCCTAAGAGCCACAGCCCCTGCTGCCAGCCCAGGGAAGCGTAGTTCTACTTCTGGGCTAACCAGCGGAACCAAAGTGACACAGCACTACTACCGAAGCCACATGGAATATATGGTCAGCGACCATAAACCCGTCTCTTCCATCTTTACCTTGCAG TTTCCTTACAAGGTGGATGTCCCATTGGTCACGCTCCTGGTGGAGGATGAGTGGAATAGTATTGCTGAAGCTATAGccaaattcaaaatggcaccCAACTACTCTCGCAGTTCCTGGGACTGGATTGGACTGTACAAG GTGGGTTTCAAACACCATAAAGACTATGTGGGATACGTGTGGGCCAAGCAAGAGGAGGCAGATTTTCATAGACAAGAACATCAG GTAACCTTTACGGAAGAGGAATTGCCTAAAGGCTCAGGGGATTTTATCTTGGGTTACTATAGCAACAACATGAGCACCATTGTGGGTGTAACTGAGCCATTTCAg ATCCAGCTTCCCACTTCAGGCCATGACGTCAGCTCTTCAGACAGCTCCGACTTCAGCTCCGAGGATGACAGCACTGTTGTCCTCATGAAGTCCAGGTCCCGCAGTCCCAGTCCTCACAAGGGCAAGCACCGCCGCCATCGCAGCGGCAGCCACAGCCGCTCTGGAAGTCCTGCACAGACCAAAACTGTCACGGATGGTTCACCATCCACGACTTCAACATCTGAGTGTGAACCCACAGAACGTCCAGCAGATGGCAGCCAGCGGCCTGATTCTGAGGAGAACAACAAACAGAGAGAGGAGACAGGGGTGTGA